One window of Parambassis ranga chromosome 3, fParRan2.1, whole genome shotgun sequence genomic DNA carries:
- the kifc3 gene encoding kinesin-like protein KIFC3 isoform X3, with product MFGTRKTWDLGHAPCLQELWKKDLSLDASSVDFLMSDGEDDSSFLSLPTTAFSQRPSLTAEFSETSAPSQQLLIQTLQDKVCEFQARLRSEEVTRHLLLQQLQHGVHKKAGGGTPLQEEETSATPNGQRRRVLKPGEASDRLSCPEEEQLVTRLQTQVEELEEKLLDQTQEVERLRSELGATDLEKQLELLLVENERLKQELKSCRSSELQKLDTAAESCSRCPHSQDVESLRREVTRWESQARHRERRLAELEREVLEKSSRVEALQRQLEDSTRQLEESRHRQAEAEQKLTLRLQECEDELARQAGASPRVKSVPQAVQAEAVDTHKALAEIQMKNGALQEQLSVQRQLLRELETQLHESQRTCAQLRTQILVYEGEMERAQGQLEAEMQNLEEEKNRVIEEAFIRAESEMKAVHENLAGVRMNLLSLQPALRTLTCDYNSLKRQVQDFPFMLDKAITEAKQEICQVISEVSSSNQELLRKYKREMNLRKKCHNELVRLKGNIRVFCRVRPVSQEEQDSVDTKTMLSFDSDDDAVLYLSNKGKIMTFELDKVFPPHASQEEVFQEVQSLVTSCIDGFNVCIFAYGQTGSGKTYTMEGVADDPGINQRALRLLFSEVTDKAPDWDYKITVSMVEIYNETLRNLLGENPTDKLDIKMNPDGSGQLYVPGLTETTVQSPEDINRVFELGHMNRATACTNLNEHSSRSHALLIITVSGFNIATGTRTQGKLNLVDLAGSERIGKSGAEGSRLREAQCINKSLSALGDVINALRSKHSHVPFRNSRLTYLLQDSLSGDSKTLMMVQVSPLPGNMSESVCSLKFAQRVRSVELNAASSRRHENSSTSSSPTHDSVELDSPPVTPAPLPISRASSAGSTLSSASRTPSSSRRRSQSQLSTGRLKLTA from the exons ATGTTCGGCACAAGAAAGACTTGGGACCTTGGCCACGCCCCCTGCCTGCAGGAGCTCTGGAAGAAAGACCTGTCATTGGACG cGAGTTCCGTGGACTTCCTGATGAGTGATGGTGAAGACGACAGCTCCTTCCTGTCTCTACCAACCACTGCCTTCTCACAGCGCCCCTCTCTGACCGCCGAGTTCAGCGAAACAAGCGCACccagccagcagctgctcatACAG actcTACAGGACAAAGTGTGCGAGTTTCAGGCTCGTCTTCGCTCTGAAGAAGTGACCcgtcacctgctgctgcagcagctgcagcacggCGTCCACAAGAAGGCGGGCGGAGGTACCccgctgcaggaggaggagacatcagCTACACCCAACggtcagaggaggagggtgttgAAGCCCGGTGAAGCTTCAGATCGTCTCAGCTGTCCAGAAGAAGAGCAGCTCGTTACCCGGCTGCAAACACAG gtggaggagctggaggagaagctgtTGGATCAGACCCAGGAGGTGGAGAGACTTCGCTCTGAGCTG ggggcgacAGACCTGgagaagcagctggagctgctgctggtggagaaTGAGCGTCTGAAGCAGGAGCTGAAGTCATGCAGGAGCTCAGAGCTTCAGAAGCTCGACActgctgcagagagctgcagccgCTGCCCCCACagccag GATGTCGAGTCCCTGCGGAGGGAGGTGACCCGCTGGGAGAGCCAGGCGCGGCACAGGGAGCGGCGGCTGGCTGAGCTGGAGCGGGAGGTGCTGGAGAAAAGCTCCAGAGTGGAAGCTCTACAGCGTCAGCTGGAGGACTCCACCCGACAGCTGGAGGAGTCCAGGCACAGGCAGGCGGAGGCTGAGCAGAAACTCACCCTCCGCCTGCAGGAGTGCGAGGACGAGCTCGCCAGGCAGGCGGGAGCATCCCCCCGAGTCAAG AGCGTGCCTCAGGCGGTGCAGGCGGAGGCGGTGGACACTCATAAAGCTTTGGCCGAGATTCAGATGAAGAACGGCGCCCTACAGGAGCAGCTGTCCGTCCAGAGGCAGCTGCTGCGAGAGCTCGAGACTCAGCTACACGAGTCTCAGAGGACCTGCGCTCAGCTCAGGACGCAG ATCCTGGTCTATGAAGGCGAGATGGAGCGAGCTCAGGGTCAGCTGGAGGCAGAGATGCAGAacttggaggaggagaagaaccGCGTGATCGAGGAGGCGTTTATCCGAGCTGAGAGCGAGATGAAGGCGGTCCATGAGAACCTGGCAG GGGTGCGTATGAACCTGCTGAGCCTGCAGCCGGCCCTCAGGACTCTCACCTGCGACTACAACAGTCTGAAGCGGCAGGTGCAGGACTTCCCCTTCATGCTGGACAAAGCCATCACAGAGGCCAAGCAGGAG atctgTCAGGTCATCAGTGAGGTGAGCAGCAGCAATCAGGAGCTGCTGCGTAAATACAAGCGAGAGAtgaacctgaggaagaagtgtCACAACGAGCTGGTCCGCCTCAAAG GTAACATCCGCGTGTTCTGCCGTGTCCGGCCGGTCAGCCAGGAGGAGCAGGACTCCGTCGACACCAAAACCATGCTGAGCTTCGACTCGGACGACGACGCTGTCCTCTACCTCTCCAACAAGGGCAAGATCATGACCTTTGAACTGGACAAAGTCTTCCCTCCTCATGCCTCACAGGAAGAG GTGTTCCAGGAGGTCCAATCTTTGGTCACTTCCTGTATCGacggctttaacgtctgcatcTTCGCCTACGGACAGACGGGCTCGGGGAAAACGTACACCATGGAG GGCGTGGCCGACGACCCCGGCATCAACCAGAGAGCTCTGCGCCTGCTGTTCTCTGAGGTGACGGACAAAGCTCCAGACTGGGACTACAAGATCACTGTCAGCATGGTGGAGATCTACAACGAGACGCtgcg GAACCTGCTCGGGGAAAATCCCACCGACAAGCTGGACATCAAGATGAACCCGGACGGCAGCGGACAGCTGTACGTCCCCGGGCTGACCGAGACCACTGTGCAGAGCCCTGAGGACATCAACAGG GTGTTCGAGTTGGGTCACATGAACAGAGCAACGGCGTGCACCAACCTGAACGAGCACAGCTCGCGCTCGCACGCTCTGCTCATCATCACCGTGTCCGGATTCAACATCGCCACAGGAACCCGCAcacaag GTAAGCTGAACTTGGTGGACCTGGCGGGCTCGGAGCGGATCGGTAAGTCGGGGGCAGAGGGCAGTCGCCTCAGAGAAGCTCAGTGCATCAACAAGTCTTTGTCGGCGCTCGGTGATGTCATCAACGCGCTGCGGAGCAAACACTCTCACGTGCCGTTCAGAAACTCGCGCCTCACCTACCTGCTGCAGGACTCTCTGAGCGGGGACAGCAAGACGCTGATGATGGTGCAG GTCTCTCCGTTGCCCGGCAACATGAGCGAGTCGGTCTGCTCGCTGAAGTTCGCCCAGCGCGTTCGCAGCGTCGAGCTGAACGCCGCATCCTCCAGGAGACACGAGAACTCGTCCACCTCGTCCTCACCCACCCATGACAGTGTGGAG CTGGACTCTCCCCCGGTCACCCCGGCCCCTCTCCCCATCTCTCGTGCCAGCAGCGCCGGCTCCACCCTCTCCTCCGCCTCCAGAACTCCCAGCAGCTCCCGCCGGAGGTCGCAGTCCCAGCTctccacag GACGACTGAAGCTGACGGCCTGA
- the kifc3 gene encoding kinesin-like protein KIFC3 isoform X2, which translates to MSDGEDDSSFLSLPTTAFSQRPSLTAEFSETSAPSQQLLIQTLQDKVCEFQARLRSEEVTRHLLLQQLQHGVHKKAGGGTPLQEEETSATPNGQRRRVLKPGEASDRLSCPEEEQLVTRLQTQVEELEEKLLDQTQEVERLRSELGATDLEKQLELLLVENERLKQELKSCRSSELQKLDTAAESCSRCPHSQDVESLRREVTRWESQARHRERRLAELEREVLEKSSRVEALQRQLEDSTRQLEESRHRQAEAEQKLTLRLQECEDELARQAGASPRVKSVPQAVQAEAVDTHKALAEIQMKNGALQEQLSVQRQLLRELETQLHESQRTCAQLRTQILVYEGEMERAQGQLEAEMQNLEEEKNRVIEEAFIRAESEMKAVHENLAGVRMNLLSLQPALRTLTCDYNSLKRQVQDFPFMLDKAITEAKQEICQVISEVSSSNQELLRKYKREMNLRKKCHNELVRLKGNIRVFCRVRPVSQEEQDSVDTKTMLSFDSDDDAVLYLSNKGKIMTFELDKVFPPHASQEEVFQEVQSLVTSCIDGFNVCIFAYGQTGSGKTYTMEGVADDPGINQRALRLLFSEVTDKAPDWDYKITVSMVEIYNETLRNLLGENPTDKLDIKMNPDGSGQLYVPGLTETTVQSPEDINRVFELGHMNRATACTNLNEHSSRSHALLIITVSGFNIATGTRTQGKLNLVDLAGSERIGKSGAEGSRLREAQCINKSLSALGDVINALRSKHSHVPFRNSRLTYLLQDSLSGDSKTLMMVQVSPLPGNMSESVCSLKFAQRVRSVELNAASSRRHENSSTSSSPTHDSVELDSPPVTPAPLPISRASSAGSTLSSASRTPSSSRRRSQSQLSTGTHTSTLMNLPPGLQVGVTPTCFDLSVSDYLLWGKCRVGPSSRPSSDDITTSETKT; encoded by the exons ATGAGTGATGGTGAAGACGACAGCTCCTTCCTGTCTCTACCAACCACTGCCTTCTCACAGCGCCCCTCTCTGACCGCCGAGTTCAGCGAAACAAGCGCACccagccagcagctgctcatACAG actcTACAGGACAAAGTGTGCGAGTTTCAGGCTCGTCTTCGCTCTGAAGAAGTGACCcgtcacctgctgctgcagcagctgcagcacggCGTCCACAAGAAGGCGGGCGGAGGTACCccgctgcaggaggaggagacatcagCTACACCCAACggtcagaggaggagggtgttgAAGCCCGGTGAAGCTTCAGATCGTCTCAGCTGTCCAGAAGAAGAGCAGCTCGTTACCCGGCTGCAAACACAG gtggaggagctggaggagaagctgtTGGATCAGACCCAGGAGGTGGAGAGACTTCGCTCTGAGCTG ggggcgacAGACCTGgagaagcagctggagctgctgctggtggagaaTGAGCGTCTGAAGCAGGAGCTGAAGTCATGCAGGAGCTCAGAGCTTCAGAAGCTCGACActgctgcagagagctgcagccgCTGCCCCCACagccag GATGTCGAGTCCCTGCGGAGGGAGGTGACCCGCTGGGAGAGCCAGGCGCGGCACAGGGAGCGGCGGCTGGCTGAGCTGGAGCGGGAGGTGCTGGAGAAAAGCTCCAGAGTGGAAGCTCTACAGCGTCAGCTGGAGGACTCCACCCGACAGCTGGAGGAGTCCAGGCACAGGCAGGCGGAGGCTGAGCAGAAACTCACCCTCCGCCTGCAGGAGTGCGAGGACGAGCTCGCCAGGCAGGCGGGAGCATCCCCCCGAGTCAAG AGCGTGCCTCAGGCGGTGCAGGCGGAGGCGGTGGACACTCATAAAGCTTTGGCCGAGATTCAGATGAAGAACGGCGCCCTACAGGAGCAGCTGTCCGTCCAGAGGCAGCTGCTGCGAGAGCTCGAGACTCAGCTACACGAGTCTCAGAGGACCTGCGCTCAGCTCAGGACGCAG ATCCTGGTCTATGAAGGCGAGATGGAGCGAGCTCAGGGTCAGCTGGAGGCAGAGATGCAGAacttggaggaggagaagaaccGCGTGATCGAGGAGGCGTTTATCCGAGCTGAGAGCGAGATGAAGGCGGTCCATGAGAACCTGGCAG GGGTGCGTATGAACCTGCTGAGCCTGCAGCCGGCCCTCAGGACTCTCACCTGCGACTACAACAGTCTGAAGCGGCAGGTGCAGGACTTCCCCTTCATGCTGGACAAAGCCATCACAGAGGCCAAGCAGGAG atctgTCAGGTCATCAGTGAGGTGAGCAGCAGCAATCAGGAGCTGCTGCGTAAATACAAGCGAGAGAtgaacctgaggaagaagtgtCACAACGAGCTGGTCCGCCTCAAAG GTAACATCCGCGTGTTCTGCCGTGTCCGGCCGGTCAGCCAGGAGGAGCAGGACTCCGTCGACACCAAAACCATGCTGAGCTTCGACTCGGACGACGACGCTGTCCTCTACCTCTCCAACAAGGGCAAGATCATGACCTTTGAACTGGACAAAGTCTTCCCTCCTCATGCCTCACAGGAAGAG GTGTTCCAGGAGGTCCAATCTTTGGTCACTTCCTGTATCGacggctttaacgtctgcatcTTCGCCTACGGACAGACGGGCTCGGGGAAAACGTACACCATGGAG GGCGTGGCCGACGACCCCGGCATCAACCAGAGAGCTCTGCGCCTGCTGTTCTCTGAGGTGACGGACAAAGCTCCAGACTGGGACTACAAGATCACTGTCAGCATGGTGGAGATCTACAACGAGACGCtgcg GAACCTGCTCGGGGAAAATCCCACCGACAAGCTGGACATCAAGATGAACCCGGACGGCAGCGGACAGCTGTACGTCCCCGGGCTGACCGAGACCACTGTGCAGAGCCCTGAGGACATCAACAGG GTGTTCGAGTTGGGTCACATGAACAGAGCAACGGCGTGCACCAACCTGAACGAGCACAGCTCGCGCTCGCACGCTCTGCTCATCATCACCGTGTCCGGATTCAACATCGCCACAGGAACCCGCAcacaag GTAAGCTGAACTTGGTGGACCTGGCGGGCTCGGAGCGGATCGGTAAGTCGGGGGCAGAGGGCAGTCGCCTCAGAGAAGCTCAGTGCATCAACAAGTCTTTGTCGGCGCTCGGTGATGTCATCAACGCGCTGCGGAGCAAACACTCTCACGTGCCGTTCAGAAACTCGCGCCTCACCTACCTGCTGCAGGACTCTCTGAGCGGGGACAGCAAGACGCTGATGATGGTGCAG GTCTCTCCGTTGCCCGGCAACATGAGCGAGTCGGTCTGCTCGCTGAAGTTCGCCCAGCGCGTTCGCAGCGTCGAGCTGAACGCCGCATCCTCCAGGAGACACGAGAACTCGTCCACCTCGTCCTCACCCACCCATGACAGTGTGGAG CTGGACTCTCCCCCGGTCACCCCGGCCCCTCTCCCCATCTCTCGTGCCAGCAGCGCCGGCTCCACCCTCTCCTCCGCCTCCAGAACTCCCAGCAGCTCCCGCCGGAGGTCGCAGTCCCAGCTctccacaggtacacacacttCAACTCTAATGAACCTTCCTCCAGGTTTACAGGTTGGTGTGACTCCAACCTGCTTCGACCTGTCAGTCAGTGACTACCTGCTGTGGGGTAAATGTCGGGTCGGGCCATCCTCACGCCCCtcttctgatgacatcacaaccTCGGAGACCAAAACATAA
- the kifc3 gene encoding kinesin-like protein KIFC3 isoform X1, with translation MFGTRKTWDLGHAPCLQELWKKDLSLDASSVDFLMSDGEDDSSFLSLPTTAFSQRPSLTAEFSETSAPSQQLLIQTLQDKVCEFQARLRSEEVTRHLLLQQLQHGVHKKAGGGTPLQEEETSATPNGQRRRVLKPGEASDRLSCPEEEQLVTRLQTQVEELEEKLLDQTQEVERLRSELGATDLEKQLELLLVENERLKQELKSCRSSELQKLDTAAESCSRCPHSQDVESLRREVTRWESQARHRERRLAELEREVLEKSSRVEALQRQLEDSTRQLEESRHRQAEAEQKLTLRLQECEDELARQAGASPRVKSVPQAVQAEAVDTHKALAEIQMKNGALQEQLSVQRQLLRELETQLHESQRTCAQLRTQILVYEGEMERAQGQLEAEMQNLEEEKNRVIEEAFIRAESEMKAVHENLAGVRMNLLSLQPALRTLTCDYNSLKRQVQDFPFMLDKAITEAKQEICQVISEVSSSNQELLRKYKREMNLRKKCHNELVRLKGNIRVFCRVRPVSQEEQDSVDTKTMLSFDSDDDAVLYLSNKGKIMTFELDKVFPPHASQEEVFQEVQSLVTSCIDGFNVCIFAYGQTGSGKTYTMEGVADDPGINQRALRLLFSEVTDKAPDWDYKITVSMVEIYNETLRNLLGENPTDKLDIKMNPDGSGQLYVPGLTETTVQSPEDINRVFELGHMNRATACTNLNEHSSRSHALLIITVSGFNIATGTRTQGKLNLVDLAGSERIGKSGAEGSRLREAQCINKSLSALGDVINALRSKHSHVPFRNSRLTYLLQDSLSGDSKTLMMVQVSPLPGNMSESVCSLKFAQRVRSVELNAASSRRHENSSTSSSPTHDSVELDSPPVTPAPLPISRASSAGSTLSSASRTPSSSRRRSQSQLSTGTHTSTLMNLPPGLQVGVTPTCFDLSVSDYLLWGKCRVGPSSRPSSDDITTSETKT, from the exons ATGTTCGGCACAAGAAAGACTTGGGACCTTGGCCACGCCCCCTGCCTGCAGGAGCTCTGGAAGAAAGACCTGTCATTGGACG cGAGTTCCGTGGACTTCCTGATGAGTGATGGTGAAGACGACAGCTCCTTCCTGTCTCTACCAACCACTGCCTTCTCACAGCGCCCCTCTCTGACCGCCGAGTTCAGCGAAACAAGCGCACccagccagcagctgctcatACAG actcTACAGGACAAAGTGTGCGAGTTTCAGGCTCGTCTTCGCTCTGAAGAAGTGACCcgtcacctgctgctgcagcagctgcagcacggCGTCCACAAGAAGGCGGGCGGAGGTACCccgctgcaggaggaggagacatcagCTACACCCAACggtcagaggaggagggtgttgAAGCCCGGTGAAGCTTCAGATCGTCTCAGCTGTCCAGAAGAAGAGCAGCTCGTTACCCGGCTGCAAACACAG gtggaggagctggaggagaagctgtTGGATCAGACCCAGGAGGTGGAGAGACTTCGCTCTGAGCTG ggggcgacAGACCTGgagaagcagctggagctgctgctggtggagaaTGAGCGTCTGAAGCAGGAGCTGAAGTCATGCAGGAGCTCAGAGCTTCAGAAGCTCGACActgctgcagagagctgcagccgCTGCCCCCACagccag GATGTCGAGTCCCTGCGGAGGGAGGTGACCCGCTGGGAGAGCCAGGCGCGGCACAGGGAGCGGCGGCTGGCTGAGCTGGAGCGGGAGGTGCTGGAGAAAAGCTCCAGAGTGGAAGCTCTACAGCGTCAGCTGGAGGACTCCACCCGACAGCTGGAGGAGTCCAGGCACAGGCAGGCGGAGGCTGAGCAGAAACTCACCCTCCGCCTGCAGGAGTGCGAGGACGAGCTCGCCAGGCAGGCGGGAGCATCCCCCCGAGTCAAG AGCGTGCCTCAGGCGGTGCAGGCGGAGGCGGTGGACACTCATAAAGCTTTGGCCGAGATTCAGATGAAGAACGGCGCCCTACAGGAGCAGCTGTCCGTCCAGAGGCAGCTGCTGCGAGAGCTCGAGACTCAGCTACACGAGTCTCAGAGGACCTGCGCTCAGCTCAGGACGCAG ATCCTGGTCTATGAAGGCGAGATGGAGCGAGCTCAGGGTCAGCTGGAGGCAGAGATGCAGAacttggaggaggagaagaaccGCGTGATCGAGGAGGCGTTTATCCGAGCTGAGAGCGAGATGAAGGCGGTCCATGAGAACCTGGCAG GGGTGCGTATGAACCTGCTGAGCCTGCAGCCGGCCCTCAGGACTCTCACCTGCGACTACAACAGTCTGAAGCGGCAGGTGCAGGACTTCCCCTTCATGCTGGACAAAGCCATCACAGAGGCCAAGCAGGAG atctgTCAGGTCATCAGTGAGGTGAGCAGCAGCAATCAGGAGCTGCTGCGTAAATACAAGCGAGAGAtgaacctgaggaagaagtgtCACAACGAGCTGGTCCGCCTCAAAG GTAACATCCGCGTGTTCTGCCGTGTCCGGCCGGTCAGCCAGGAGGAGCAGGACTCCGTCGACACCAAAACCATGCTGAGCTTCGACTCGGACGACGACGCTGTCCTCTACCTCTCCAACAAGGGCAAGATCATGACCTTTGAACTGGACAAAGTCTTCCCTCCTCATGCCTCACAGGAAGAG GTGTTCCAGGAGGTCCAATCTTTGGTCACTTCCTGTATCGacggctttaacgtctgcatcTTCGCCTACGGACAGACGGGCTCGGGGAAAACGTACACCATGGAG GGCGTGGCCGACGACCCCGGCATCAACCAGAGAGCTCTGCGCCTGCTGTTCTCTGAGGTGACGGACAAAGCTCCAGACTGGGACTACAAGATCACTGTCAGCATGGTGGAGATCTACAACGAGACGCtgcg GAACCTGCTCGGGGAAAATCCCACCGACAAGCTGGACATCAAGATGAACCCGGACGGCAGCGGACAGCTGTACGTCCCCGGGCTGACCGAGACCACTGTGCAGAGCCCTGAGGACATCAACAGG GTGTTCGAGTTGGGTCACATGAACAGAGCAACGGCGTGCACCAACCTGAACGAGCACAGCTCGCGCTCGCACGCTCTGCTCATCATCACCGTGTCCGGATTCAACATCGCCACAGGAACCCGCAcacaag GTAAGCTGAACTTGGTGGACCTGGCGGGCTCGGAGCGGATCGGTAAGTCGGGGGCAGAGGGCAGTCGCCTCAGAGAAGCTCAGTGCATCAACAAGTCTTTGTCGGCGCTCGGTGATGTCATCAACGCGCTGCGGAGCAAACACTCTCACGTGCCGTTCAGAAACTCGCGCCTCACCTACCTGCTGCAGGACTCTCTGAGCGGGGACAGCAAGACGCTGATGATGGTGCAG GTCTCTCCGTTGCCCGGCAACATGAGCGAGTCGGTCTGCTCGCTGAAGTTCGCCCAGCGCGTTCGCAGCGTCGAGCTGAACGCCGCATCCTCCAGGAGACACGAGAACTCGTCCACCTCGTCCTCACCCACCCATGACAGTGTGGAG CTGGACTCTCCCCCGGTCACCCCGGCCCCTCTCCCCATCTCTCGTGCCAGCAGCGCCGGCTCCACCCTCTCCTCCGCCTCCAGAACTCCCAGCAGCTCCCGCCGGAGGTCGCAGTCCCAGCTctccacaggtacacacacttCAACTCTAATGAACCTTCCTCCAGGTTTACAGGTTGGTGTGACTCCAACCTGCTTCGACCTGTCAGTCAGTGACTACCTGCTGTGGGGTAAATGTCGGGTCGGGCCATCCTCACGCCCCtcttctgatgacatcacaaccTCGGAGACCAAAACATAA